Below is a window of Paramisgurnus dabryanus chromosome 20, PD_genome_1.1, whole genome shotgun sequence DNA.
gtttcagtttttttaatggtctgactagttgctaaactgaactcttgaacaaatatctcgtcaaaaaataacaaatgttttggtttcctaggtaatctacgttgtttattttgcttgttatataaatatactaagtttaaagtactttgttgttatttattcttagcggagtttaccggaagttacgtgttgaccacaaAAACcgattgtttatgttgttactgctgaaaccgtctttAGTACGGAAAATATggtacatacaccgcgggtctccgtacatggaagtcgccgtcatgtttctacagtagccctaaatggacaaactatTCTACTAGGGCTGTGCAAAGCGTCGCCTGGAattctcatgcgtgtttcatcagtaaagctgGTTCCTTAAATAGTAGTTAattgccatcacctgctttcagatggagcggcatttactacacaaagcagtagttcacagagaagctaggcaaaatcgtaTAGATTATCGGAGTCGATTGTCCTCGATTATGAATGCGATTCTGCATATCTTCTCTGTAAAATACgactctgtgtagtaaatgccgctctatctgaaagcagctgatggcgatttactactaatcaaggaaccggctttactgatgaaacacgcatgagaatcgcagggTTTTTTTTGCATAGCCCTATGTTCTACAGAGCACGTTtcatccctacgttgtctcagactaCAACATGTTTGTTCTGTtatggctaccgtagcttctctttgcGTCCGAAATTGAGGTTTGTTGCAAATCGCAATCTCAcagctagatgccgctaaaaaaacatattgtatCTTTGATTGCACACAATTTATGATGAAttattgttttataatttttttttataaaactggggccccctggcaccatctcatgACCCCCAGTTTGAGTATCAAGTTTGggagttttttatgtatttttttttacttttttttagttCAAAGCATGAGCTGTCTATTATAAATGACATTTTCCCTTGTTTTAGGGCCTGTGCATCCAACATGAATGTGGGCGATGTCAATCCAGTAGCTTGTGCCAAGTCCGATGCTCGAGTTGAGAATGAAGAAAAGAACTGGCATAAACGTCTACGACTCAGGAAAACCTCCTTTATGTCTTCCTTCAAACGAAACCCTGTGAAACCGAAGAAAAAAGTCACAAATCAGAAACATGGACAAAAAGCTCCTGAAACATTTGAGGAACCATCTGAGAATCTCCAGCACGGTCAAGCAGTGGAGAACTCGAAGAACAAACTCATGTTCTTATGTTCGGCATGCAAGGACGGCACCTCGTTCAGGCCTAGTGAATTAATAGCGCATTTTAAAGCCATCCATGAAGGCAATAGCCCAGTGTTTCCCTGCGACGTGTGCAACTTCTCCACGTCAGTATTCTCAACGCTCCAACAGCACAGAATAAAACACAAGGACTGTATGTTTACTTGTGAGGTTTGTAAAGATGACGTCCAGCTCACATTTCCTCAATTAACCAAACATTGTCAAACTCATCATTCTTTGAAGGATCAATACCACTGCCAAACATGCCAATTCTCTGTCAAGGAGATCAATCAGTTTGTGTGTCATTTGTGTCTGCCCAACACAGCGCCAATAAAAAACGGTCATGAAGAGAACCTTACTACTGGCAAGTCTAAAACTGACCTCTTGGGTGAAACGGCAGGTACGGCACAGAAGGAAGATGTCCTGAAGCATCTGACGGCCGCGTGTCGTCACAGATGGAGTAGAAGAAACTGGTGGAGAAAGCGAGAACCTGCATCCAAACAAGAGTTTAATATTTTACTTCCAAAACCCCAACCACACTGGGTGTCTCCAGTATCTTCCTTTTCAGCCTCAGGTCTGCTGGACAATCATGGAGTCTTGTTAGATCCAGAGAAAACTCTTGAGGAGACACAGCTGTTTCTTGAAAGGACTGGTGGTAAAAAATGGCCTGTATTCCTCAAAACCGAGCAGGATCTCACTTCGCTTAGCCAGACTGCACCCTCCATGCCAAGGGTAAGACCAGGTAGTACACCCCACCCAGACCTGTGTAACGCTGGGAAAGATAAGCTCACTGGTCTTATGGAAAAGAGCAACATATCTGTTCCCCCAGACTGCACTACGAAGGTGGTCGGGTTTAAGATGGTGAATGGAAAAAAGCATGTGGTCCTCAAAGTAATTCCAACAAGCAACCAACATATtttggcctcaaagggtgttgAATGTGGAACTTGCAGTCCGACACCAAATGATCAGACATGGGTTGATAGCTTTGATGGTGAGTTTACATCTCCGACTAAGAAGACTCAGGGACAACGTGTTGATCTGCAGGACTGTCTTAATGGATTTTCTAAGAAGAGAAAAAGACAAGATGCTGGTAACCACACAGATCCCAACACATACATCAGTGGCTCAGGAGATCCCAATCACAATGTAGCAGGTCATCAAAGTACCAAAGAGCCGCTGTTAAGCTATAATGTTACATCAGACCCTAACAGCAATTCAGTCAGCAGTGAAGAAAGCGGAGTCATGTTGAAGCAAGTATTTCCCTTTGCTGTGGAGGATGTTTGCAATCCCAATACAGAAAAAGTCAAAGCCCACATTGAGTCTGAGGAAGACTTTACTACAAGCCAAAAAGATTCTGGTTGTCATAGTGATCTGGCCTCATGTCCATCTTCTGATACAGGTTCATCAGAAGAAAGGTGTCATTCATTTGTACCTCTGGTGTCCGAAAAAGAGCAAAATCCAGCAAAATATTCAAACATCACAGATGAAGGATTAGAGGAAGATACTTCAGAAATGGAGTTTCTAAACACAGATTCGTGCATTGAGAGCTGTTTGGTCTCAGAGTTTGACGGTTCTCCCTTGAAAGGTCTGAGTGAATCTTTCTGTCATTTTCAAAGTGGAGTTGAGGATCTGTTATTCCACAGCAGTGGCGATGAGTGCACAAACAACATGGACCCCAGAGATCCTCTGCTCCCTATAGGTCAGTATGACTGTGAAATGTTAACAGCTCTGAGAGGATCACGCAGCGCTGCCGACGAGCTGCCTTTAACAACAGTCAAACATTTACTGGATGGACCGGCCGCTGATCTCGCAATATCTTCAGATAACAGCACTGACTGCCTGATTAACACCGGAGGTAAGCAACACATGTGTTTTAGTTGCAACACACTAAATGTCTTTAGTCACAAACAAGTTGATGTCATCAGTTTAGTAGTTAAGTAGCTTTTTCAGTGACAAGTAAGATAGTAAGCTTTAAAGATTTATCATGAAGTTTAAGTTATATTTTAgttgtagggatgcaccgataggattttttgggccgatacagaTACCGATTTAAAAAGACAACTTCTGCCcaataccgatgccgataccgatattaaacacttgtatacaatactatacagttggtctattagctattagttttattagtttttttctgcatcaaataatttttactgaacatggattggatcaaattaacattcaactgaccaacataataagagaggcacaaattaagctaaaacaaatataataagacaacatgacaaccctcaaaggtggtttttgctattcagcatttctttttttaacaacattaactcattttttttttacatataatggatttctttatgcagttagttaataaacaatcggtatcggcctttctcgtgctattgccgatatgccgatggtttaaaattcatcaaaaatcggccgataaatatcggcggccgatacatcggtgcatcactatttAGTTGTTCTGGTTGTGAGGTTTGGGGTATTTTAGTTTGCCCTGTAACACTAAGAgacttttatttaaattataaaaattattgaatttgatattaTGATATGTAATAGTTTgggatttaaaaataaatttttcagCAATTGAAAATTATGACATTAGCAGTAAAAAGTGGAACAGACTTTTCACccaaaattaaatttttgtcataatttactcaacctcatgttgttttagacCTGTatgaaagaaaatattttgataaattatgctaagcacacagctgattgaaaccattgacttccatagtaggaaaaacaaatcctatggaattcaatgggaaCCGTCAACTCTGTGCTTACCATatgttatcaaaatattttcattatcatttatcacaatacttgcatagtatttgtttttcctactatggaagtcaatggtttccACCAGctccatttatcaaaatgtcttcttttgGGAGCATCTGAAAAAGAAATTCGTAAACAACATAAGAGTAAGTAAATTAAGaccacattttcatttttgtgttaactatccctttaaataacattttaaaggtaaacaccaccgttttttaaatattttactatgttcttacctcaacttagccgaattaatacatacctatcttttatcaatgcgtgcacttttaatctttgtacagcgtgtcgtgaatgtgttagcatttagcctagccccattcatttctatggctccaaacagggatgaatttataagccacacttccatgttttccctatttaaagactgttacatgagtagttatacgagaaaaaatggtggcacaaaataaaacttttgtttggagccataggaatgaatggggctaggctaaatgctaacacattcaagaagcgctgtacaaattAGATTAGAATTAGGAAATCAGCACAAAACATGATCCAAATACAGCTTCCATCACTCACTGACATATATCACACCAGATGCCTGCAGCGGGCAAAAAACATAATTCGGGACTGTTTCCATCCAGGTCACTACCACTTTACTTTGTTGCCCTCTGGAAGGCGTTACAGATCCTTCAAGGGTCGTACCTCTAGACTTTTGAATAGTTTCTACCCAACGGCTATAAAATACCTGAACTCAGAACTTCCTTTGATGttataatgcatttatttatgtatCAGTGTTGTCTTGTCATTATGTGTTCCCACTATGGGGAAGTGTAAACTGAAATTTCGTTGCTATATGCAATGACAATAAAggcaatcaaatcaaatcaaaagaTTAAAATtgcatgcattgaaataaagataggtatgtattaattagtgctgcacaattaatcgcatcgcaatcgcaatcgcgatgtcagcctgtgcaattatatgacagcaaaatgttgcaattatattaaataaataaatgtgtggacttttaacacaaactttctgataactgtttgatgattttccttgccgtttaaaaaaagaaagaaaaacgaacaaaaaaggcaatgcacgtgtggcatgcacgtgtgtggtgtgcgtcgtcacttataccagagcgaagatggatgcagaggaggttgacagtgatctggtagctaaaaaaaaaaactctacgtctgttgtatggtggtattttggatttaggattactgacactgagcagttgcgacatcacgtggcaatacgaaaacatttctagttttacaaatacacattttagctaaactctgtgtggattttccttaaaacccatcaagttgactcacGATACCATATAGtataatcgcaatcgcacatcgcaatataagcatcaataaccgcaatgggaaaaattacccaaatcgtgcagccctagtattAATTcttctaagttgaggtaagaacatagtaaaatattgaaaaatgatggtgttttcctttaacataaaaaacaagTAGTGATTTATTAAATATCAATATATTGATTAGCCATAtactatatttaaaaaaatgctgggctatttttttaacccatagttgggtcaaaaagggacaactTCAGtggttgggtcaaaaaaggacaaacccagtggttttgttataaattaacctatgctgggttgttttaaccaatggttgggtcaaatacaaacattttatatgttaatttaacccaacatttGGATTTGTCCCTATTTGGcctaaatatgatttaaaaataacccatcATTTTTGGTTGTATACTTCTAATACATCATCTAATACAATGACATTCAGACATTTTTAAGTGTTCTGCAAATTCCGAATATTCTTTTTTGGCCTGTAAAGTGTTTGAGTTAattcatttttcttttattgtttctGTCAGGTACAAACCCGCAATCTGAGCCTATCAGCACAGACAACTTCTCTACCCCGTTTGCTAATACAGATTCTTGTTATTCTGCTCCTTTAGTCGTTGAATCTCACAATCACAGCGTAACAGAGTCCAGCGTTCCTCTCGCATCACTGTACGAATCAGCATTGAACCAGAAACAAGTAATAGAAGTGTTGTTAAAAGATTCTCAAGAAGCTATCACCAAATCCCAAAAGCCATCGAGTTTAGGAGAGAGtgacatcactgaatccatccTACACTGGGAACCTGTTCCTCGAGACGTCCCGAGAACTCTTAGACTGAAACCCTACTGTACCTCACAGTTCATTAAAGTACCACGTGAGAACCAACCCGTCGTAGTTCTCAACCATCCCGACACAGATATTCCAGAAGTGACGAATATCATGAAAGTCATTCAGAAACACAAAGGAGCCGTGCGTCGAGTCACACTGTCTCGAAAAACTCTCAGCGCTCTGTCGGAGTTTTCCTGCAATGCCTTCCGGAATAATGGCGTAGCTGACTGTCACATGTCCCACTGTAGGAGAGCTTGGCCGGATGGGACGGTTAAAGAAAGATTTAGCCTGAAACTGAGGCTGAAGAGAGTCTGTGGAAGGAAGTATACCGTGGTACCAGCGGTGTCGGATAGTGTTGTACTACAGCCTACGTTCAGATGCTGGTTTTGCGGACGACTTTTTCGAAACCAAGAGGCCTGGGTAGGTCACGGACAGAGACATCTAACAGAGGCGACCAGGGGCTGGAATCAGATCTTTAACAGATAGACCAGGTGTGATGTGAAGGCAATAATGTTTGACACAATCTCAGGGTGAGAAATATACTGTTCCTCATGTGGTCCAAATCTAAGGATATTTCttttattaattcaatttattttattaaatactgaagatttatttattatgttccAAAATGTGAAAAACAAATTGTTTAATAGACAAAAATGTAGCCGAGACCTCAGGTAATGTCATTGCATTTGACTGCTGTTTGTGTAATACTAATTTCTGTTGACCTGAACGCCGAGCTGTTCTGTCAggcaatacaagtgaaaaaagACTGAACATTGTGTTTGAAGTATAAGACATCTGTTTGTCATACTTTATGCAGTTTTGcattaattttagtttttggCATTGAAAAACTTGTTGAAACCATAACTGCTAGATGTTTCCGTTCATGAAACAAGGCTTCGAAAAGTTTACAGAAGTGAAGTGGTTTATTGTTTCTCTTTGGAGAAGACGATGTGACTGTTAAAGATGACTTTTAAAGGTGCTTTAGCTTCATATTTGTTATTGCCTGTACATAGCATTAGTTGGAACTAAACCAGAGTATATGCAAATCTACAGTAATGGAAattctgtgttttatttatgctATTCATCTTCATATTTATTTTCTCAGCCGTTTTGTTGTTAAATATGTTTGATTAGAAGTTTAATCAAAGCATTAATTAAATTCCACATATATATCTAGTTGTTAGTGTGTTTGCTATTACAATTCTTAAAAGgttgtaaactttattatcatttattaagacaagcattttttttcagATCGGTATTTGATCAGTGTAATAATAATTTGTGTAATGGCTTTATTTTAATCAGGTAAAGATAGGAATCTTACTGATGTGATTGCACTTAAATGTGATGATAATCATGTGAGGAGAAATATTGACAGAATATTTAAAGATGATCTTCTCCAGGTCTCTCATCCACTCCACTTGAAAACCAAAGTGTATATGTCTCTTATGTTTGTAGAAAGTGCTTGTGTTGTATACAAACAGCTGTGATTTGCACCTTATATTGCAGAAGTGCCTCTTTCTAACCCTAAGACTGTTGAGTCCTAGCTGTcataaataaatcattattttaaagAACATGTTATCctcttttgtatttttaaacgaTAGCTAAGTTTGCTTTTTTATCA
It encodes the following:
- the znf518a gene encoding uncharacterized protein znf518a isoform X2 codes for the protein MNVGDVNPVACAKSDARVENEEKNWHKRLRLRKTSFMSSFKRNPVKPKKKVTNQKHGQKAPETFEEPSENLQHGQAVENSKNKLMFLCSACKDGTSFRPSELIAHFKAIHEGNSPVFPCDVCNFSTSVFSTLQQHRIKHKDCMFTCEVCKDDVQLTFPQLTKHCQTHHSLKDQYHCQTCQFSVKEINQFVCHLCLPNTAPIKNGHEENLTTGKSKTDLLGETAGTAQKEDVLKHLTAACRHRWSRRNWWRKREPASKQEFNILLPKPQPHWVSPVSSFSASGLLDNHGVLLDPEKTLEETQLFLERTGGKKWPVFLKTEQDLTSLSQTAPSMPRVRPGSTPHPDLCNAGKDKLTGLMEKSNISVPPDCTTKVVGFKMVNGKKHVVLKVIPTSNQHILASKGVECGTCSPTPNDQTWVDSFDGEFTSPTKKTQGQRVDLQDCLNGFSKKRKRQDAGNHTDPNTYISGSGDPNHNVAGHQSTKEPLLSYNVTSDPNSNSVSSEESGVMLKQVFPFAVEDVCNPNTEKVKAHIESEEDFTTSQKDSGCHSDLASCPSSDTGSSEERCHSFVPLVSEKEQNPAKYSNITDEGLEEDTSEMEFLNTDSCIESCLVSEFDGSPLKGLSESFCHFQSGVEDLLFHSSGDECTNNMDPRDPLLPIGQYDCEMLTALRGSRSAADELPLTTVKHLLDGPAADLAISSDNSTDCLINTGVVESHNHSVTESSVPLASLYESALNQKQVIEVLLKDSQEAITKSQKPSSLGESDITESILHWEPVPRDVPRTLRLKPYCTSQFIKVPRENQPVVVLNHPDTDIPEVTNIMKVIQKHKGAVRRVTLSRKTLSALSEFSCNAFRNNGVADCHMSHCRRAWPDGTVKERFSLKLRLKRVCGRKYTVVPAVSDSVVLQPTFRCWFCGRLFRNQEAWVGHGQRHLTEATRGWNQIFNR
- the znf518a gene encoding uncharacterized protein znf518a isoform X1 translates to MNVGDVNPVACAKSDARVENEEKNWHKRLRLRKTSFMSSFKRNPVKPKKKVTNQKHGQKAPETFEEPSENLQHGQAVENSKNKLMFLCSACKDGTSFRPSELIAHFKAIHEGNSPVFPCDVCNFSTSVFSTLQQHRIKHKDCMFTCEVCKDDVQLTFPQLTKHCQTHHSLKDQYHCQTCQFSVKEINQFVCHLCLPNTAPIKNGHEENLTTGKSKTDLLGETAGTAQKEDVLKHLTAACRHRWSRRNWWRKREPASKQEFNILLPKPQPHWVSPVSSFSASGLLDNHGVLLDPEKTLEETQLFLERTGGKKWPVFLKTEQDLTSLSQTAPSMPRVRPGSTPHPDLCNAGKDKLTGLMEKSNISVPPDCTTKVVGFKMVNGKKHVVLKVIPTSNQHILASKGVECGTCSPTPNDQTWVDSFDGEFTSPTKKTQGQRVDLQDCLNGFSKKRKRQDAGNHTDPNTYISGSGDPNHNVAGHQSTKEPLLSYNVTSDPNSNSVSSEESGVMLKQVFPFAVEDVCNPNTEKVKAHIESEEDFTTSQKDSGCHSDLASCPSSDTGSSEERCHSFVPLVSEKEQNPAKYSNITDEGLEEDTSEMEFLNTDSCIESCLVSEFDGSPLKGLSESFCHFQSGVEDLLFHSSGDECTNNMDPRDPLLPIGQYDCEMLTALRGSRSAADELPLTTVKHLLDGPAADLAISSDNSTDCLINTGGTNPQSEPISTDNFSTPFANTDSCYSAPLVVESHNHSVTESSVPLASLYESALNQKQVIEVLLKDSQEAITKSQKPSSLGESDITESILHWEPVPRDVPRTLRLKPYCTSQFIKVPRENQPVVVLNHPDTDIPEVTNIMKVIQKHKGAVRRVTLSRKTLSALSEFSCNAFRNNGVADCHMSHCRRAWPDGTVKERFSLKLRLKRVCGRKYTVVPAVSDSVVLQPTFRCWFCGRLFRNQEAWVGHGQRHLTEATRGWNQIFNR